ATCACAGCGGCACGGTGGCACGCCCTCCTCGGCCCGGCCGAGACCCGGCAGCTCGAGAGCGTTCAGCTCCAAGCCACCGCTCAGCTCATCGCAGGCGGCTTCGCGGCGGCGCAGGACCAGGCGCGCGACCAGCAGGCACCGGTCCTCATCACCTTGAACCGCGCGGCGCCGACGGGAACGTTGTCCATCGCGAACGGGATGTAGCCCTTGAGTTGTACCCGCATCGCCGCGCCAGTAGCTTCTGGCCATGACGACCACCCAGACCGCCGCGCTCCCCCTCACCGTCCTCTCCGAAGAAGAAGCGATGTTCCAGGGAGCGGTGCGCGACTTCGCCGAAGAGCAGGTCAAGCCGCTGGTTCACGCAATGGACGAGGCGGGCGCCCTCGAGCCGTCGCTCATCCCCCGGGTGTTCGAGATGGGCCTCATGGGGATCGAGATCCCGGACCCGTTGGGCGGCGCCGGGGGCTCGTTCTTCATGGCGGCGCTCGCGGTGGAGGAGCTGTCGCACGTGGATGCCGCGACCGCGATCCTGGTGGACGTCCAGAACACTCTCGTGAACAACTGTCTTCTCCGCTGGGGGAACGACGAGCAGAAGGCGCGTTACGCGCCGAAACTCGCCGCCGAATGGGTTGGCGCGTACGCGCTCTCCGAGGCGGGCTCCGGCTCGGACGCGTTCGGCCTGGCCACGCGGGCCGAGAAGCGCGGCGACCGCTGGGTGCTGAACGGCCGCAAGCTGTGGATAACGAACGGCGCCGAGGCGTCGCTGTACGTCGTGTTCGCGAGCGTCGATACTGCCAAGGGCTACAAGGGCATCACCGCGTTCCTGATCGAGCGGTCCTTCCACGGCTTCGCGGTCGGCAAGAAGGAGGACAAGCTCGGCATTCGCGCCTCGAGCACCACCGAGCTGATCCTCGACGACTGCGAAGTTCCGGACGCGAACGTCCTCGGCGAGGTGGGCAAGGGCTACAAGGTCTCGATCGAGACGCTGAACGAGGGCCGGATCGGGATCGGCGCGCAGATGATCGGGGTGGCGGGCGGCGCGCTCGCCGCGGCCACGTCGTACGTCAAGGAGCGCCAACAGTTCGGCAAGCCGATCGCCGAGTTCCAGGCCGTCCAGTTCCAACTCGCCCAGGCGGCCACCGAGCTGGAGGCGGCGCGCCTGATGGTCTACAACGCCGCACGCCTCAAGGACGCGGGGCATCCGTTCACGCAGCAGGCCGCGATGGCGAAGCTCTTCTCCTCGCAGGTCGCCGAGCGGGTGACGTCGCTGTGCGTGGAGCTCTTCGGCGGGTACGGCTACACCAAGGAGTACCCGGTCGAGAAGTTCTATCGCGACGCCAAGATCGGCACCATCTACGAAGGCACCAGCAACATGCAGCTCCAGACCATCGCGAAGCTGCTGCTCAAGTAAACCTTTCCTTGCCGCCCGGCATCGTACCGGTGTGCCGAGCACCGCGGTCCTCCTCGAGCGGCCCAGGGCGGTCGTGACCGACGCCGTTCGCCGCGCCCAGGCCGGCGACGAGTCTGCCTTCGAGCAACTCTATCGCGAGCACGCGGGCCGGGTCTATGCCGTGTGCCTCCGCCTAACGGCGAACGCGGTGGAAGCGCGCGAGCGCACCCAGGACGTCTTCGTCCGAGCGTGGGAAACGCTGCCGTCCTTCCGGGGCGAGAGCGCCTTTTCGACCTGGCTCCACCGGCTCGCCGTGAACGTCGTGCTGATGGAGCTGCGCACCGCACGGCGACGCGACGCGCGTTTTCTCGCCGAAACCGACGCGCCGGAAGGCGGGGGAGCGGCCCGCGACAGCTCCCCCGCGCTCCGCATGGACCTCGAGGCGGCGGTGGACGCGCTACCGCCCGGCGCGCGACAGGTGCTCGTATTGCACGACATCGAGGGTTACCAACACCAGGAGATCGCGGAGATGCTGGGCATCGCGGAAGGGACGTCCAAGGCGCACCTCTTCCGCGCGCGCCGGCTGCTCCGGGAGGCGTTGAACCGATGAAGAGCCACGACGACTTCGAGCTGAAGCGGGCGCTGGATGCGCTGCCGCGCTCCATCGAGCCGCCGGCCGACTTCTGGCCGGACATCAAGCCGCGCCTGGCTGCGCGTCGCAGGGGGTGGCGGACTGGATCCATGCGGATCGCCGCCTCCATGGCCTTGCTGGCGGCCGGCATCGCCGGCTTCGCCGCGGTCCGACGCACCCAGTCCACCTGGCACCTTGCCGGCGTCTCCGGCGCTCCAAGCCGCGTGTACCGCGTCGGCGAATCGCTCAACACCGACGACACCTCGCGCGCGACCCTCAGGGTCGCGAACATCGGTGAGGTCGAGATCGAGCCCAACACCCGCGTGCGACTGGTCACGGCTCGCGCCACCCTGCACCGCCTCGCGCTCGAGCGCGGAACGATCCACGCCCGCATCTCGGCACCGCCGCGCCTGTTCTTCGTCGAGACGCCCTCGGCGCTCGCAGTGGACCTCGGCTGCGCTTACGATCTCACCGTGGACGAGTACGGGAACAGCGTGTTGCACGTGACGCTCGGCTGGGTCAGCTTCGAGGAGGGCGGAAGGGAATCGCTCGTTCCCGCCGGCATGCGGTCTATCACCCGGACGGGCCTGGGAGTGGGAACACCGTTCGCCGACGACGCGCCGGAGGCGCTCCGCCGCGCGCTGATCGCGTTCGACTTCGAGCAGGGCGGCGATTCGGCGCTCGCGATCGTGCTGCGCGAGGCGCACGCCAGCGACGCCATCACGCTCTGGCACCTCATCTCGCGAGTGGATGCCTCGCGGCGCGCCGAGGTGTACGACCGCCTCGCCTCGCTGTCGCCACCGCCGCAAGGCGTCACGCGCGAAGCAGCGCTCCGCCTCGACCACGCCGCCCTGCGGCTCTGGTGGGAGACGCTGCCGGGCTCGATCCCCATCACGTCGGATTGGGGCAAGACACTGTGGCGGCTGTGGCTGAAACTCACGGCGTGGTGAGACGATGACGCGCCGGTACGCCAGCGCGCTGGCGGCGCTCCTGCTCGCGGGTGCGGCAGGCGCGAAAGTGAAGTCGCAGGACGTCGCAGCCGGCTCGCGCCCCTGGCAAGGCCTGACGCTGACCCAGGTCGCCGGCGGGCTCGACAACCCGCTCTACCTCACCGCGCCCGTCGGCGACCGGCGGCTCTTCGTGGTCGAGCAGCCCGGCCGCATCCGGATCGTGAAGGACGGACGGCTCCTCCCCGCGCCGTTCCTCGACATCACCGATCGGGTCGGGAGCGGTGGCGAGCGCGGGCTGCTTTCCGTCGCCTTCCACCCCCAGTACCGGACCAACGGCCGGTTCTATGTGAACTACACCGACCGGCATGGCGACACCCGGATCGAGCGTTACACGGCGCGCCCCGACGCCGACTCCGCGGACCCCTCCTCAGCCGCCCTCGTCCTGGGCGTGGAGCAGCCCTTCGCGAACCACAACGGCGGGCTCGTGATGTTCGGTCCCGACGGAATGCTGTACGTGGGCATGGGCGACGGTGGGTCCGCCGGCGACCCGTTCGGTAACGGTCAGAAGCGCTCGACCCTCCTCGGCAAGTTGCTGCGCCTCGACGTGGACCATTCAGAGCCGTACGCGGTGCCGCCGGGGAATGCTTTCAACAGAAGGGGAGACAGGGGAGTTAGGGGAGAGAGGGGAGAGAGGGGAGACAGGGGAGAGATTTGGGCGCTCGGCCTGCGCAACCCGTGGCGTTTCGCGTTCGATCGAACAACCGGGCTGCTCTACATCGCGGACGTGGGGCAGAACCGGTGGGAGGAAGTTAATGTCGCGCCCGCAACCCAAGCAGGCCTCAACTACGGCTGGCGCACCGCCGAGGGGGCGCACTGCTTCCTGATACCCGTCTGTCTCCGCGGCGGCCTCGTGGCGCCGGTGCTCGAGTATGACCACTCGCAGGGCTGCTCGATAACCGGCGGCTACGTGTACCGCGGCTCACGCATCCCGACGATTGCCGGGCACTACTTCTACAGCGACTACTGCACCGGCTGGCTGCGCAGCTTCCGCTACGTTGACGGCGCGGCCACGGACCGCCGCTCGTGGAACGTGCCGGGCGTGGGCGCCGTGCTCTCCTTCGGCGAGGATGCCGCGGGCGAGCTCTATGTCCTCTCTGCCAATGGGAGCGTGTACCGGCTCGACCCGGCGCACTAAACGCGGGGGCGCCTCCCGGCATCATACCTCCGTCAGCCATCGCCACCCGGACGGAGGAACGAATCATGAGACCCCAAGCCCGCCTGCTCGCCACGCTCATCGCACTCACCGCGGCTACTCCGCTCGTCGCCGGCGCGCCGTGGATCTCCATCGAGCTCCCGGCCAACCGGATCGACCCGGAAACGCGGGGCGCCTACCTGGTCGTGCGCACCTACCATCACGCCACGCCGGCGCAGCTCATCATGCGCGGCACCGCCGAAAGCCTGGTGAACGGCGCCCGTCGTTCGGTGACGCTCTCGTATCGCTCGACCAGCCAGACCGGCGTCTTCGCGCTCGACAAGACGTGGGGCGACGCCGGCCCGTGGGTCCTGGACATCCGGGCCTTCAACGGCAGCCTCGAGATGTCGGCTGTGGTGGGTGTCGGGACGACCGGAGAAGCGGTCTTTGTGCGGGTACCGCTGGGACTCGGTGGCGCTCCTCGAACGGTCTCCCGCGGCGAAGTGGACGCCATGCTCCAGGCGCTCGCCCGCGGCCAGACGCCGCCGCCGCTGGCCGCCGGCGGCGGGGCGCTGGGTCGCGTGCTCGCGTCATTGCGTCGGTGAGACATATAATTCGGCCGGACAACTTCGGAGCCGGTCATGAAATGGGCGCTGATGGTTCTCGGGGCGCTGGTAGCGCTGGTCATCGTCGCCGCCGTCGTCGGCCTGTTCCTGCCCAAGGGCCACGTAGCCACCCGGACCGTTCGCATCGACAAGCCGCCGGACGAGGTGTGGGCCACCATCACAGACTTCGCCGCAGTGCCGCAGTGGTTCGCCGAGATCAAGAGCTCCGAGCGCATCGCCGACATCAACGGGCACCCCGCCTGGCACGAGAACTTCGGCGGCTTCACGGCGGACATGGAAACGGCCGAGTGGGACCCACCGCGGCGGATGAAGCGCGAGGTGCACTCCACCAACGCGGGCTTCCGAGGGTCGTGGACCTTCGAGCTGGGGCCGACCGACGGCGGTACGCGGCTCACGATCACGGAGGCGGGTGAGGTGGACAACCCGATCTTCCGGCTCATGACCCGCTTGATGGACCAGACCGCCACGATCAACAAGTACACGGCAGCGCTCGGCCGGCGGCTCGGGACGGAGGTCGAGGCTCGCGACTGAAGTCGCGGCTCGGCGCCTGCCGCTGAAGCGGCGCGCGTCGCTTTAGCGACAGCCCTTTGCCGAGCCGCGGCTTCAGCCGCGAGGGAACCGTTGCACCGACCGTCGCGTCCGGTTAAGTTGTGTGTAGACATAGCCACCCGCCTTGGCGATGGCGGTCCCCGAGTTGTGGGGCCGTAGCCGGGGACAGGGTGGCGTTTTCTTTCGGGGTTGCCCAATGGACGAACCGACCAAAGCCGACCTGCTGAACGCGCCCGTCGTGCATATCGACATCAAGCAGCACGACGTCCGGCCCCTGGTGGACGCCATGGCGGACATGGCCTTCCAGTCGCGCAACCTCGGCCGCGCCGCGCGGATCTTCGACCGCATGCTGGCCGACAAGGACTGCTCGACCATCGTGTGCATGGCGGGCTCGCTCGTCTCCGCCGGCCTCAGACAGGTCTTCATCGACCTGGTCGAGAACCGGATGGCCGACGCCGTCGTCGCCACCGGCGCCAACATCGTGGACCAGGACTTCTTCGAGGGCCTGGGCTTCAAGCACTACCGGGGCGACACCCGCGCCGACGACGACATGCTGCGGCGCAACGCGATCGACCGCATCT
The DNA window shown above is from Gemmatimonadales bacterium and carries:
- a CDS encoding SRPBCC family protein; this encodes MKWALMVLGALVALVIVAAVVGLFLPKGHVATRTVRIDKPPDEVWATITDFAAVPQWFAEIKSSERIADINGHPAWHENFGGFTADMETAEWDPPRRMKREVHSTNAGFRGSWTFELGPTDGGTRLTITEAGEVDNPIFRLMTRLMDQTATINKYTAALGRRLGTEVEARD
- a CDS encoding PQQ-dependent sugar dehydrogenase, which produces MTRRYASALAALLLAGAAGAKVKSQDVAAGSRPWQGLTLTQVAGGLDNPLYLTAPVGDRRLFVVEQPGRIRIVKDGRLLPAPFLDITDRVGSGGERGLLSVAFHPQYRTNGRFYVNYTDRHGDTRIERYTARPDADSADPSSAALVLGVEQPFANHNGGLVMFGPDGMLYVGMGDGGSAGDPFGNGQKRSTLLGKLLRLDVDHSEPYAVPPGNAFNRRGDRGVRGERGERGDRGEIWALGLRNPWRFAFDRTTGLLYIADVGQNRWEEVNVAPATQAGLNYGWRTAEGAHCFLIPVCLRGGLVAPVLEYDHSQGCSITGGYVYRGSRIPTIAGHYFYSDYCTGWLRSFRYVDGAATDRRSWNVPGVGAVLSFGEDAAGELYVLSANGSVYRLDPAH
- a CDS encoding acyl-CoA dehydrogenase; the protein is MTTTQTAALPLTVLSEEEAMFQGAVRDFAEEQVKPLVHAMDEAGALEPSLIPRVFEMGLMGIEIPDPLGGAGGSFFMAALAVEELSHVDAATAILVDVQNTLVNNCLLRWGNDEQKARYAPKLAAEWVGAYALSEAGSGSDAFGLATRAEKRGDRWVLNGRKLWITNGAEASLYVVFASVDTAKGYKGITAFLIERSFHGFAVGKKEDKLGIRASSTTELILDDCEVPDANVLGEVGKGYKVSIETLNEGRIGIGAQMIGVAGGALAAATSYVKERQQFGKPIAEFQAVQFQLAQAATELEAARLMVYNAARLKDAGHPFTQQAAMAKLFSSQVAERVTSLCVELFGGYGYTKEYPVEKFYRDAKIGTIYEGTSNMQLQTIAKLLLK
- a CDS encoding sigma-70 family RNA polymerase sigma factor, with the translated sequence MPSTAVLLERPRAVVTDAVRRAQAGDESAFEQLYREHAGRVYAVCLRLTANAVEARERTQDVFVRAWETLPSFRGESAFSTWLHRLAVNVVLMELRTARRRDARFLAETDAPEGGGAARDSSPALRMDLEAAVDALPPGARQVLVLHDIEGYQHQEIAEMLGIAEGTSKAHLFRARRLLREALNR
- a CDS encoding FecR domain-containing protein produces the protein MKSHDDFELKRALDALPRSIEPPADFWPDIKPRLAARRRGWRTGSMRIAASMALLAAGIAGFAAVRRTQSTWHLAGVSGAPSRVYRVGESLNTDDTSRATLRVANIGEVEIEPNTRVRLVTARATLHRLALERGTIHARISAPPRLFFVETPSALAVDLGCAYDLTVDEYGNSVLHVTLGWVSFEEGGRESLVPAGMRSITRTGLGVGTPFADDAPEALRRALIAFDFEQGGDSALAIVLREAHASDAITLWHLISRVDASRRAEVYDRLASLSPPPQGVTREAALRLDHAALRLWWETLPGSIPITSDWGKTLWRLWLKLTAW